The following coding sequences lie in one Corynebacterium humireducens NBRC 106098 = DSM 45392 genomic window:
- a CDS encoding phage minor head protein, which translates to MPVFLDDPFDTWTPIIDQAIMHAINTWLRAIDAELHPVMLADASDDSLPNLEALLAAITAWHLVIDDEVLPLLVGLTARRLIDMSTARGMTWEQLATTPPSGGAVTDLVNRAVDALTRAGVPTVGFDQVLWVPSWVDFIDAYARQTVNLVQGMPETAYRDLVTKLASATREGMAPWERARLARDYLDITTEGGYEQWMTRAHRISRTETNRIINAADLQAARTEATTTGEELHKVWVCGIDTRTRDSHFAADGQRVPLDGKFLIGGHEADYPGDPHLPPHESINCRCTTIILTSDEPLPDESDRQTERERSDGTVRDPQAEVRRRAADGVTRARDSEPQPVTAAVKETTPMRTTWSGLLAPINKPTGDGRIIDPDATIEFREFPMPLLFQRATSGGHDTAVVVGKISAATVDAHAIHATGELFDTPDGIEAQNLLAEGVIRPSVDMCDMVTEWQILDADGNPVDPDDADIEWSPEFTEVMHVRACTIMAATLVSKPAFAEAKITIGDQVPAPADADAETAALVAAATIVEDTAPAEAFSDPGLPGPTALTVTDDGHVYGHLALWGTEHVGMPGRGVTPPHSRTDYALFHVSTVITDTGPLPCGRLTVGCGHAEPRYTAPDATAHYDQTGTCWAYVRAGEDAHGIWVAGIINPDADAATVRAGASAPLSGDWRNVGGNLELVAALSVNTPGFPVPRSFSATHGEELSLVAAAVVPRRTRDDRLADAVAEGIRRHEQRRATEAATTQRQTQARTLAAQVLSSQVQRERP; encoded by the coding sequence ATGCCGGTGTTCCTTGATGACCCTTTCGACACCTGGACCCCGATCATCGACCAGGCGATCATGCACGCGATCAACACGTGGCTGCGCGCCATCGATGCCGAACTCCACCCGGTGATGCTGGCCGACGCCTCCGACGACTCCCTGCCGAACCTGGAGGCCCTACTGGCCGCCATCACCGCGTGGCACCTGGTCATCGACGACGAGGTGCTTCCTCTGCTGGTGGGGTTGACGGCCCGCCGGCTCATCGACATGTCCACTGCCCGTGGCATGACCTGGGAGCAGCTCGCGACAACACCCCCGTCCGGCGGGGCAGTCACTGACCTGGTGAATCGGGCGGTGGACGCTCTCACGCGTGCCGGGGTGCCCACGGTGGGGTTCGACCAGGTGTTGTGGGTTCCGTCCTGGGTGGACTTCATCGACGCGTACGCCCGGCAGACGGTCAACCTGGTGCAGGGCATGCCGGAGACTGCCTACCGTGACCTCGTCACGAAGCTGGCGTCCGCGACCCGGGAAGGCATGGCCCCGTGGGAGCGTGCACGCCTGGCCCGCGACTACCTCGACATCACCACCGAGGGCGGGTACGAGCAGTGGATGACCCGCGCACACCGGATCTCCCGCACCGAGACGAACCGGATCATCAACGCCGCTGATCTGCAGGCCGCCCGCACGGAGGCCACCACCACCGGGGAAGAGCTGCACAAGGTGTGGGTGTGTGGCATCGACACTCGTACCCGGGACTCGCATTTCGCCGCCGACGGCCAGCGCGTCCCCCTGGACGGCAAGTTCCTCATCGGCGGCCACGAAGCCGACTACCCCGGTGATCCGCATCTGCCACCGCACGAATCGATCAACTGCCGCTGCACCACGATCATCCTCACCTCTGACGAGCCCCTCCCGGATGAGTCGGACCGGCAGACCGAACGTGAACGCTCCGACGGCACGGTCCGCGACCCCCAGGCGGAGGTGCGGCGCCGCGCAGCTGACGGTGTCACCCGTGCCCGTGATAGTGAACCCCAGCCTGTGACCGCCGCCGTGAAGGAGACAACCCCCATGCGCACCACCTGGTCGGGCCTGCTGGCCCCCATCAACAAGCCCACCGGCGACGGCCGGATCATCGACCCGGACGCCACCATCGAGTTCCGCGAGTTCCCCATGCCGCTGCTGTTCCAGCGGGCTACCTCCGGTGGCCACGACACCGCGGTTGTCGTCGGCAAGATCAGCGCCGCCACCGTCGACGCCCATGCGATCCACGCCACCGGAGAACTGTTCGACACCCCTGACGGCATCGAGGCCCAGAACCTGCTGGCCGAGGGAGTGATCCGCCCGAGCGTGGACATGTGCGACATGGTCACCGAGTGGCAGATCCTCGACGCCGACGGCAACCCCGTCGACCCGGACGACGCGGACATCGAATGGTCCCCGGAGTTCACCGAGGTCATGCACGTCCGCGCATGCACCATCATGGCCGCCACCCTGGTGTCGAAGCCGGCGTTCGCGGAAGCCAAGATCACCATCGGCGACCAGGTTCCGGCCCCCGCGGACGCCGACGCCGAAACCGCCGCCCTGGTCGCTGCCGCCACCATCGTCGAGGACACCGCCCCAGCGGAAGCCTTCAGTGATCCCGGACTCCCCGGGCCGACCGCGCTGACCGTCACCGACGACGGGCACGTGTACGGGCACCTCGCCCTGTGGGGCACCGAGCATGTCGGCATGCCCGGCCGCGGTGTCACCCCACCGCACTCCCGCACCGACTACGCCCTGTTCCACGTCTCCACCGTGATCACCGACACCGGCCCCCTGCCCTGCGGTCGGCTCACCGTCGGCTGTGGGCACGCCGAACCGCGGTACACCGCCCCCGACGCCACCGCCCACTACGACCAGACCGGCACCTGCTGGGCCTACGTCCGGGCAGGTGAAGACGCCCACGGCATCTGGGTCGCGGGCATCATCAACCCCGACGCCGACGCCGCCACCGTCAGGGCCGGTGCCTCCGCCCCGTTGTCGGGCGACTGGCGCAACGTCGGCGGGAACCTCGAGCTCGTCGCTGCCCTGAGCGTCAACACCCCCGGGTTCCCCGTCCCGCGCAGCTTCTCCGCCACCCACGGGGAGGAACTCTCCCTGGTCGCCGCCGCCGTTGTTCCCCGCCGCACCCGCGACGACCGGCTTGCCGACGCCGTCGCCGAAGGGATCCGACGCCACGAACAGCGCCGCGCCACCGAAGCCGCCACCACCCAGCGGCAGACCCAGGCCCGGACCCTCGCCGCGCAGGTCCTGTCCTCCCAGGTTCAGCGGGAGCGACCGTGA
- a CDS encoding phage portal protein, translated as MSRVARTIPSELASPSLTAAATTVDTTTTTNQVTDTTGWKKQAWDAYDKVGELRYVCQRIANSLSRVTLYAADIDPTTGRPSTSPTDNPTAASIVNDIAGGPAGRAALISKLVTHLTVPGEGWIAVISRSIDGQAVEEWHVLSADEITSRGARITLRLQDGTDHPFDPTTDILTRIHRPHPKNSRESDSPVRAALPTLNEITRTSQAIDGAGKSRLAGNGILLLPSEISMPVTEAPQPDPDAPGLPAGAPVTVEKSVTAQDVMVQLQQVMTTAISDPTSAAAMVPIVLKASGEHLDKIRHIRFESEVTETNLKTRDSAIRRLALSLDIPPELLTGVGGTNHWNAWLVDEDAINTHFAPLATLICDALTEAILRPLLAHAGIDGTLFTVWFDLADLAQTPNRGEDAVNAFDRGAISSTALRQALGFGDDDAPAENMTRAEQQQLAVSLVKGAPSLLPMLARLLGMDVDTTQPLAPIGTSTTPATPTPTKAPPRKD; from the coding sequence ATGTCCCGCGTCGCCCGCACCATCCCCAGCGAGCTCGCCTCCCCCAGCCTCACCGCCGCGGCCACCACCGTCGACACCACCACAACCACCAACCAGGTCACCGACACCACCGGCTGGAAGAAACAGGCCTGGGACGCCTACGACAAGGTCGGCGAACTCCGCTACGTCTGCCAACGCATCGCCAACAGCCTGTCCCGCGTCACCCTGTACGCCGCCGACATCGACCCCACCACCGGACGCCCCTCAACCTCCCCCACCGACAACCCCACCGCCGCCAGCATCGTCAACGACATCGCCGGCGGCCCCGCCGGACGTGCCGCCCTGATCTCCAAACTCGTCACCCACCTCACCGTCCCCGGCGAAGGCTGGATCGCCGTCATCAGCCGCAGCATCGACGGACAGGCCGTCGAAGAATGGCACGTCCTGTCCGCCGACGAAATCACCTCCCGCGGTGCTCGCATCACTCTCCGCCTCCAGGACGGCACCGACCACCCCTTCGACCCCACGACCGACATCCTCACCCGCATCCACCGCCCGCACCCGAAAAATAGCCGCGAATCCGACTCCCCCGTCCGCGCCGCCCTACCCACCCTCAACGAGATCACCCGCACCTCCCAGGCCATCGACGGCGCCGGTAAGTCCCGCCTGGCGGGCAACGGCATCCTCCTGCTGCCCTCTGAGATCAGCATGCCCGTCACCGAGGCACCCCAGCCCGACCCCGACGCCCCCGGCCTGCCTGCAGGAGCGCCCGTCACCGTCGAGAAGTCGGTCACCGCCCAGGACGTCATGGTCCAGCTGCAGCAGGTCATGACCACCGCGATCAGCGACCCGACCTCCGCCGCGGCGATGGTCCCGATCGTGCTCAAGGCCTCCGGTGAACACCTCGACAAGATCCGCCACATCCGCTTCGAGTCCGAGGTCACCGAAACGAACCTCAAGACCCGTGACTCAGCGATCCGCCGGCTGGCCCTGTCGCTGGACATTCCCCCGGAGTTGCTCACCGGCGTCGGCGGAACGAACCACTGGAACGCGTGGCTGGTCGACGAGGACGCCATCAACACCCACTTCGCCCCGCTGGCCACCCTCATCTGCGACGCCCTGACTGAGGCGATCCTGCGCCCCCTGCTGGCGCATGCCGGTATCGACGGCACCTTGTTCACCGTGTGGTTCGACCTTGCCGACCTGGCGCAGACCCCCAACCGTGGCGAGGATGCCGTCAACGCCTTCGACCGCGGGGCGATCAGCTCGACCGCCCTGCGCCAGGCCCTCGGCTTCGGTGACGACGACGCCCCAGCCGAGAACATGACCCGCGCGGAGCAACAGCAGCTGGCGGTCTCCCTCGTGAAGGGCGCTCCCAGTCTCCTGCCGATGCTCGCCCGCCTGTTGGGCATGGACGTAGACACCACGCAGCCACTGGCCCCGATCGGCACCAGCACCACCCCTGCCACCCCTACCCCTACCAAGGCGCCACCACGGAAGGACTAA
- a CDS encoding terminase large subunit domain-containing protein: MQDPDRRCVIASYSDYLARSTARQARNIIREHGHGATDPLTGASLPDKLGLSLADDKSAAGNWKLAGHRGGLYAVGVGGSLTGQPADVLVVDDPLKGMAEADSQVEREKVITWWESVAQTRLAPGAPVIIIQTRWHEADLVGHVLAQDKLRAEPLWKVVNIPAVATPGVPDALNRPAGEAMDSARGRTPDDFARIRQDVGERVWSALYLGQPTPAGGGLFSQVDFNRHRAPTTGGTPAARIVGSSRFRVR; the protein is encoded by the coding sequence GTGCAAGACCCCGACCGCCGATGCGTCATCGCCTCCTACTCCGATTACCTCGCTCGCTCGACCGCCCGCCAAGCCCGCAACATCATCCGCGAACACGGCCACGGCGCCACCGACCCCCTCACCGGCGCGTCCCTCCCCGACAAACTCGGACTGTCCCTCGCCGACGACAAGTCCGCGGCCGGCAACTGGAAACTCGCCGGCCACCGCGGCGGTCTCTACGCCGTCGGTGTCGGCGGATCACTGACAGGACAGCCCGCAGATGTGCTGGTCGTCGACGACCCTTTGAAGGGCATGGCCGAAGCCGACTCACAGGTCGAACGCGAGAAGGTCATCACCTGGTGGGAATCCGTCGCCCAGACCCGTCTTGCCCCGGGAGCCCCGGTGATCATCATCCAGACCCGCTGGCACGAAGCCGACCTCGTCGGTCACGTCCTCGCCCAGGACAAGCTTCGCGCGGAACCGCTGTGGAAGGTCGTGAACATTCCCGCCGTGGCCACGCCCGGTGTCCCCGACGCCCTCAACCGGCCAGCCGGGGAAGCGATGGACTCTGCCCGCGGCCGCACCCCCGACGACTTCGCCCGGATCCGGCAGGATGTCGGCGAGCGAGTCTGGTCCGCCCTCTACCTCGGGCAGCCCACCCCCGCCGGCGGTGGCCTGTTCTCCCAGGTGGACTTCAACCGGCACCGCGCCCCCACCACGGGCGGTACCCCAGCCGCACGGATTGTGGGCTCTTCACGATTTAGAGTGCGTTGA
- the recT gene encoding recombination protein RecT — protein MARDLENRLTQSTTNTPAQRPAVTLADQVRSMEGQFRMAMPRGMEAAQLVRDALTALRQNPQLGECDPATVLGGLMTCAQLGLRPGVLGHAWLLPFWDNKSRTRRAQLVVGYQGLVELAHRSGQIKSLIARTVYANDTFDVDYGLEDKLVHKPVMRGPKGEPIAYYAVAKFTTGGHAFYIMSHDEMLEYRDAHATAKTRDGKVVGPWATNFEGMALKTTVRQLAKWLPKSTEMAQGLEADGSVRVDLTPAAIDYPEHVDGEVIGEPDGQPVEPSAEQQPSEGL, from the coding sequence ATGGCTCGAGATCTCGAGAACCGACTCACCCAGTCCACCACCAACACGCCCGCACAGCGGCCGGCCGTCACCCTGGCGGATCAGGTCCGGTCGATGGAAGGGCAGTTCCGTATGGCGATGCCCCGCGGCATGGAGGCCGCCCAGCTCGTCCGGGACGCGTTGACCGCTCTGCGGCAGAACCCCCAGCTCGGTGAATGCGACCCCGCGACCGTGCTCGGTGGGCTCATGACCTGCGCTCAGCTCGGTCTGCGCCCCGGTGTCCTCGGGCACGCCTGGTTGCTGCCGTTCTGGGACAACAAGTCCCGCACCCGCAGGGCCCAGCTCGTGGTCGGCTACCAGGGCCTGGTGGAGCTGGCCCACCGGTCGGGGCAGATCAAGTCGCTGATCGCCCGCACCGTGTACGCCAACGACACCTTCGACGTCGACTATGGCCTGGAGGACAAGCTCGTCCACAAGCCCGTGATGCGCGGCCCGAAGGGAGAGCCGATCGCGTACTACGCGGTCGCGAAGTTCACCACCGGTGGCCACGCGTTCTACATCATGAGCCACGACGAGATGCTCGAGTACCGGGACGCCCACGCCACAGCGAAGACCCGCGACGGCAAGGTCGTCGGCCCGTGGGCCACGAACTTCGAGGGCATGGCACTGAAGACCACTGTCCGCCAGCTGGCGAAGTGGCTGCCGAAGTCCACGGAGATGGCCCAGGGCCTGGAGGCCGACGGCTCAGTCCGGGTGGATCTCACCCCGGCCGCGATTGACTACCCCGAGCATGTCGACGGTGAGGTCATCGGAGAACCTGACGGGCAGCCGGTGGAACCATCCGCTGAGCAGCAGCCGTCGGAGGGGCTCTGA
- a CDS encoding major capsid protein, with product MPFEFPDTLPTDADALADLRAKAVEAFNDVYDTDKAPTEEELAHMQRLVEGINTIDTALSDQAAADERATSAADMAAALAEKATPDSDDTSGDDTQNDSVDTPTLDTPEEATPGEPSDEEEAQESVAASGSRTRFSAAAGSTKTDLPKQEHGFRLTTSAKNYETGVVDTLRVAEEFGNLAQGRAARVIGAGGRSVTTVAYLDRNAPAEFTVSDESDALAVLEKITDESRLDGGSLVAAGGWCAPSETIYDFLPVEAPTGLLSLPELTIRRGGIRFPKEPDFDKLYDDIGFHQTEAQAQANTEKNCIEIPCGEFEEIRLDVEGVCITSGILQDKAWPEQTKKFVDEALRLHQHKVSARRIKTVVDGSTVVGTLTGPMFGTAGAVLSALELQVADMRTRHRIPRTRSVEGIAPEWLLSVLRADLAYRDEVLPAQVTDEQIKAHFRNLGANLQFVVDWQNDVIGAKTPAVAWPTEVQVVLYPAGTWWSATEPVINLGIIHDSTLIKQNRQVQMFTEDGVAVGKRGPESRLVTIPVAVNGEVGARYTAAVAP from the coding sequence ATGCCCTTCGAGTTCCCCGACACCCTGCCCACCGACGCCGACGCCCTGGCCGACCTCCGAGCCAAGGCCGTGGAAGCCTTCAACGATGTCTACGACACCGACAAGGCCCCCACCGAAGAGGAGCTGGCACACATGCAGCGCCTCGTCGAAGGCATCAACACCATCGACACGGCCCTGTCTGATCAGGCCGCAGCCGACGAGCGTGCCACCAGCGCCGCCGACATGGCCGCCGCCCTCGCGGAGAAGGCAACCCCCGACAGCGACGACACCAGCGGCGACGACACCCAGAACGACAGCGTCGACACTCCCACCCTCGACACCCCGGAGGAGGCCACCCCCGGCGAGCCCTCCGACGAGGAGGAAGCCCAGGAGTCGGTCGCCGCATCCGGTTCCCGTACCCGCTTCTCCGCCGCGGCCGGCAGCACCAAGACCGATCTCCCGAAGCAGGAGCACGGCTTCCGGCTGACCACCAGCGCGAAGAACTACGAGACTGGTGTTGTCGACACCCTCCGTGTTGCTGAGGAGTTCGGCAACCTCGCCCAGGGGCGTGCCGCCCGTGTCATCGGCGCCGGTGGCCGCTCCGTGACGACCGTCGCCTACCTCGACCGCAACGCCCCGGCCGAGTTCACCGTCAGCGACGAGTCCGACGCTCTCGCAGTGCTCGAGAAGATTACTGACGAGTCCCGCCTCGACGGTGGCAGCCTCGTCGCCGCCGGTGGTTGGTGCGCCCCCTCCGAGACGATCTACGACTTCCTGCCGGTCGAGGCCCCCACCGGCCTGCTGTCCCTCCCGGAGCTGACCATCCGGCGCGGCGGTATCCGCTTCCCGAAGGAGCCCGACTTCGACAAGCTCTACGACGACATCGGCTTCCACCAGACCGAAGCACAGGCGCAGGCGAACACCGAAAAGAACTGCATCGAGATTCCCTGCGGCGAGTTCGAGGAGATCCGCCTCGACGTCGAGGGCGTGTGCATCACCTCCGGCATCCTGCAGGACAAGGCGTGGCCGGAGCAGACCAAGAAGTTCGTGGACGAGGCACTGCGTCTTCACCAGCACAAGGTGTCAGCCCGCCGGATCAAGACCGTCGTCGACGGCTCCACCGTCGTCGGAACTCTCACCGGCCCGATGTTCGGCACCGCCGGTGCTGTCCTGTCCGCCCTCGAACTGCAGGTCGCAGACATGCGCACCCGTCACCGCATTCCGCGTACCCGATCCGTGGAAGGCATCGCCCCCGAGTGGCTGCTGTCGGTCCTGCGTGCGGACCTCGCCTACCGCGACGAGGTGCTCCCCGCACAGGTCACCGACGAGCAGATCAAGGCGCACTTCCGCAACCTGGGCGCGAACCTGCAGTTCGTCGTCGACTGGCAGAACGACGTCATCGGCGCGAAGACCCCGGCCGTCGCCTGGCCGACTGAGGTGCAGGTCGTCCTGTACCCGGCCGGCACCTGGTGGTCCGCGACGGAGCCGGTCATCAACCTCGGCATCATCCACGACTCCACCCTCATCAAGCAGAACCGTCAGGTCCAGATGTTCACCGAGGACGGTGTGGCCGTTGGCAAGCGTGGCCCGGAGTCCCGACTGGTGACCATCCCGGTGGCCGTCAACGGTGAGGTCGGTGCCCGCTACACCGCCGCCGTTGCTCCCTAG
- a CDS encoding WhiB family transcriptional regulator — translation MGHWANRAACRGEDPTRFVLDEQPHLVPADKRDRVAFQLCAGCPVRAECAQDALTHRDVGVVRAGVWIGLHPSASRPTNKAIRQLAARANERR, via the coding sequence ATGGGCCACTGGGCGAATCGGGCGGCGTGCCGGGGTGAGGATCCCACCCGGTTCGTCCTCGACGAGCAACCGCACCTGGTGCCAGCTGACAAGCGCGACAGGGTTGCGTTCCAGCTGTGTGCCGGGTGCCCCGTGCGGGCGGAGTGCGCTCAGGACGCCCTGACTCATCGCGACGTCGGTGTCGTGCGGGCCGGGGTGTGGATCGGGCTTCACCCCAGCGCGTCGCGCCCCACGAACAAAGCGATCCGTCAACTCGCCGCCCGCGCCAACGAAAGAAGGTAG
- a CDS encoding DNA adenine methylase, with protein MRYLSPLRYPGGKARLAPYLERLVAAQDRRPARYAEPFAGGAGAALKLLRDDVVEHIHLNDLNPGIAAFWRSITEQSDEFCRLIESTELTIEQWHIQRDRYLHPDDHADLELGFATFFLNRTNRSGILGARPIGGLNQEGKWKLDARFNREGLITRVELIAAMRDRIHITQMEGIHFLESVSHYGDDLFVYADPPYLVQGEGLYLHAFDENDHLQLAQNLASSACPWMLTYDDDPRITDALYGDGRCARFPIAHTAHKQHVGSEAVIFSPNLIIPDMELTTGRVAQWIT; from the coding sequence ATGAGGTACCTGTCTCCGCTCCGATACCCTGGTGGCAAAGCCCGCCTGGCCCCCTATCTGGAGCGTCTTGTCGCGGCCCAGGACCGCCGACCGGCTCGGTACGCCGAACCCTTTGCTGGCGGCGCCGGAGCCGCGCTCAAGTTGCTGCGAGATGATGTCGTTGAGCATATCCACCTTAACGATCTCAACCCCGGCATCGCGGCTTTCTGGCGCTCCATCACCGAGCAGTCAGACGAGTTCTGTAGGCTGATCGAATCCACGGAACTGACGATCGAGCAGTGGCACATCCAGCGCGATCGTTACCTCCACCCCGATGATCACGCTGACCTGGAGCTCGGGTTCGCCACCTTCTTCCTCAACCGCACCAACAGGTCAGGAATCCTGGGGGCCCGTCCAATCGGAGGACTTAATCAAGAGGGAAAGTGGAAGCTCGACGCGCGCTTCAACCGCGAAGGTCTCATCACCCGCGTGGAGCTGATCGCAGCGATGCGTGATCGCATCCACATCACCCAGATGGAAGGTATCCACTTTCTAGAATCGGTTTCCCATTACGGGGATGATCTTTTCGTCTACGCAGACCCTCCCTATCTCGTCCAGGGCGAAGGGCTCTATCTGCACGCATTCGATGAGAATGACCACCTCCAGCTGGCGCAGAATCTTGCGTCGTCAGCATGCCCCTGGATGCTCACCTACGATGACGACCCACGAATTACCGATGCCCTCTACGGTGACGGTCGCTGTGCACGCTTCCCTATCGCACACACGGCCCACAAGCAGCACGTGGGAAGTGAGGCCGTCATTTTCTCGCCGAACCTCATCATTCCCGACATGGAGCTCACTACGGGGCGTGTGGCCCAGTGGATCACCTAG
- a CDS encoding single-stranded DNA-binding protein: MAHTTIIGHLGKDPELHQSTTGTIYTRLSLAWSERYKDRTGTYIDGPTTWISITVFGRQAENAVDSLRKGHQIIATGNMRTEIWASDHGEQPIVTMIADTISPALFTQVVDIHRDDHDKPPTTPDDTDTPPF, translated from the coding sequence ATGGCACACACCACCATCATCGGCCACCTCGGCAAAGACCCCGAACTCCACCAATCCACCACCGGCACCATCTACACCCGCCTCAGCCTCGCCTGGTCCGAACGCTACAAAGACCGCACCGGCACCTACATCGACGGCCCCACCACCTGGATCAGCATCACCGTCTTCGGCCGCCAAGCCGAAAACGCCGTCGACTCCCTCCGCAAAGGCCACCAGATCATCGCCACCGGCAACATGCGCACCGAAATCTGGGCAAGCGACCACGGCGAACAACCCATCGTCACCATGATCGCCGACACCATCAGCCCCGCCCTGTTCACCCAAGTCGTCGACATCCACCGCGACGACCACGACAAACCACCCACCACCCCCGATGACACCGACACCCCACCCTTCTGA
- a CDS encoding helix-turn-helix transcriptional regulator: MRPTIIDADTGRTLWRVADCAAHCGISDATWRSYARKNMPPPPVAHLDPRIPLWDAQAVQDWHAGRPGAAKV, translated from the coding sequence GTGAGGCCCACCATCATTGACGCCGACACCGGCCGCACCCTCTGGCGAGTCGCCGACTGTGCCGCCCACTGCGGAATCAGCGACGCCACCTGGCGCAGCTACGCCCGCAAGAACATGCCCCCACCCCCCGTCGCCCACCTCGACCCCCGCATCCCACTCTGGGACGCCCAGGCCGTCCAGGACTGGCACGCAGGGCGGCCCGGTGCGGCGAAAGTGTAA
- a CDS encoding ISL3 family transposase: MQPSGNLVADTICRTAEIGLTITGAADAGNITIIDATPVAVATTCPECGHPGTKRDHVVRTLVDLPVVGFPTRLHVRVPRFLCTMASCPRKIFQASLACADDRSKLTHRVTRWVLQRLAIDRMSVAATATALGVGWELVNQVALDACRQLVYDDASHLDGVRILGVDEHVWKHTRKPGQPSNLVTILVDLTPLVDGRGPARLLDIRPGRSADVLRTWLQERDPGFREQVQVVTMDGFTGYASAVDQVLPGATKVMDPFHVVHLAADKLTGCRQRLQRETTGRRGRKDDPLYKHRRTLLTRTDYLTERQKQRLDMLWATDDDYVALEVTWMFYQDVIQAYGHPKKSEGKKLMDRIINTLRKGLPKGLEELAQLGRTLWRRREDVLAYFDIGASNGPVEAINGRLEHLRGIALGFRNLNHYILRSLIHSGQIHNRINAL, from the coding sequence GTGCAGCCTAGTGGCAACCTCGTCGCCGACACCATCTGCCGCACGGCAGAAATCGGCCTGACCATCACCGGAGCCGCTGACGCCGGCAACATCACCATCATCGACGCCACCCCGGTGGCCGTGGCCACCACCTGTCCCGAGTGCGGACACCCCGGGACGAAACGTGATCACGTGGTCCGGACTCTGGTCGACCTGCCGGTGGTGGGGTTCCCCACCCGCCTGCATGTGCGCGTCCCCAGATTCCTGTGCACGATGGCGTCCTGTCCCCGCAAGATCTTCCAGGCTTCACTGGCCTGCGCGGATGACCGATCCAAGCTCACCCACCGCGTCACCCGCTGGGTCCTCCAGCGACTAGCGATTGACCGGATGAGCGTGGCTGCGACCGCCACAGCGCTGGGCGTCGGGTGGGAGCTGGTCAACCAGGTCGCACTGGATGCCTGCCGCCAGCTCGTCTACGACGATGCTTCCCACCTCGATGGAGTCCGGATCCTCGGTGTGGACGAACATGTCTGGAAGCACACCCGAAAGCCAGGCCAGCCGTCCAACCTGGTGACGATCCTGGTCGACCTCACCCCGCTGGTCGACGGACGTGGGCCGGCCCGACTACTGGATATCCGCCCAGGCCGCAGCGCAGACGTGCTGCGCACGTGGCTGCAGGAACGCGACCCTGGCTTCCGGGAGCAGGTGCAGGTCGTGACCATGGACGGGTTCACCGGCTACGCCAGCGCTGTCGACCAGGTCCTCCCGGGCGCCACCAAGGTCATGGATCCCTTTCACGTGGTCCATCTGGCAGCTGACAAGCTCACCGGATGCCGGCAACGGCTCCAACGAGAGACCACCGGACGCCGGGGCCGCAAGGACGATCCGCTGTACAAGCACCGTCGCACGCTACTGACCAGGACGGACTACCTCACCGAGCGGCAGAAACAGCGACTGGACATGCTGTGGGCCACCGATGACGACTACGTGGCCCTGGAGGTGACGTGGATGTTCTATCAGGACGTGATCCAGGCGTACGGGCATCCGAAGAAGTCGGAGGGCAAGAAGTTGATGGACCGGATCATCAACACCCTGCGCAAAGGCTTGCCGAAAGGTCTGGAGGAGCTGGCTCAACTCGGGAGAACCCTGTGGCGTCGGCGGGAAGATGTCCTGGCGTACTTCGATATCGGGGCGTCCAACGGTCCGGTCGAGGCGATCAACGGACGGCTTGAGCATCTACGCGGGATTGCTCTGGGGTTCAGGAATCTCAACCACTACATCTTGCGGTCACTGATCCACTCCGGCCAGATACACAACCGGATCAACGCACTCTAA